One region of Streptomyces sp. NBC_00442 genomic DNA includes:
- a CDS encoding cytochrome P450 — protein sequence MDRHEHARLDALQRDPYPHYARARNAEGLTFVPELDAWLVARDADVREVLRRPEAFSSANALRPDVLPEPAVLAEMGRGFGGRPVVVSSDGALHQRLRAPVVHGLSPARVAAVVPYAVERATDLIDAFAARGSADLMAAFALKLPGQVIGHLIGLDPADVPLAVHGGYRAEQLLFRPMPEADQLAAARDIVEMQHLLDGYVRERHAHPRDDLCSSLIAALTAGGEPAGAGLTLDERHEMVAHLQNFLLAGHLTTSALIGSMLLHLMHHRAQWELLCEKPELIPAAVEEAARYDSPIQGFRRITTRPVVLSGTELPTGAVVFVAYGSANRDPSRHERPDVFDITRPPARHLAFGYGVHGCPGSQLAREQLRITLELLTARLPGLRLAEDRPVVMRPTMIHRSPEELPLTW from the coding sequence GTGGACAGGCATGAGCACGCTCGGCTCGACGCGCTGCAGCGCGACCCGTATCCGCACTACGCGCGGGCCCGGAACGCCGAAGGGCTGACGTTCGTGCCGGAACTCGACGCGTGGCTGGTCGCCCGGGACGCGGACGTGCGCGAAGTGCTGCGCCGCCCGGAGGCGTTCTCCTCCGCCAACGCGCTGCGCCCCGACGTCCTGCCCGAGCCCGCCGTCCTCGCCGAGATGGGCCGGGGCTTCGGCGGCCGGCCCGTCGTCGTGAGCTCCGACGGGGCCCTGCATCAGCGGCTGCGCGCCCCGGTCGTGCACGGCCTCTCGCCCGCCCGCGTCGCCGCCGTGGTGCCGTACGCCGTCGAACGGGCCACGGACCTGATCGACGCCTTCGCCGCCCGCGGCTCGGCCGACCTCATGGCCGCATTCGCCCTGAAACTCCCCGGCCAGGTCATCGGACACCTCATCGGCCTCGACCCGGCGGACGTCCCGCTCGCCGTGCACGGCGGCTACCGCGCCGAGCAGTTGCTGTTCCGGCCGATGCCGGAGGCGGACCAGCTCGCCGCCGCCCGCGACATCGTCGAGATGCAGCACCTCCTCGACGGCTACGTCCGGGAACGGCACGCCCACCCGCGGGACGACCTGTGCAGCTCGCTGATCGCCGCGCTCACCGCGGGCGGCGAGCCGGCCGGCGCCGGGCTCACCCTCGACGAGCGCCACGAAATGGTCGCCCACCTCCAGAACTTCCTGCTCGCGGGCCACCTCACCACGAGCGCCCTGATCGGCTCGATGCTGCTCCATCTGATGCACCATCGCGCCCAGTGGGAACTGCTCTGCGAAAAGCCCGAGTTGATACCCGCCGCCGTCGAGGAAGCCGCGCGCTACGACAGCCCGATCCAGGGCTTCCGCCGCATCACGACCCGCCCGGTCGTGCTCTCCGGCACCGAACTCCCCACCGGGGCCGTGGTGTTCGTCGCGTACGGCTCCGCGAACCGCGACCCGAGCCGCCACGAACGGCCCGACGTCTTCGACATCACCCGGCCGCCCGCACGCCACCTCGCCTTCGGGTACGGCGTACACGGCTGCCCGGGGTCCCAACTGGCCCGCGAACAGCTGCGGATCACCCTGGAGCTCCTGACGGCGCGGCTTCCCGGGCTGCGCCTGGCCGAGGACAGACCCGTCGTCATGCGGCCGACGATGATCCACCGGTCGCCCGAGGAACTCCCGCTCACCTGGTGA
- a CDS encoding class II fructose-bisphosphate aldolase, with the protein MPLARTGTLVAEAAVKRRAVAAFNIITLEHAEAVIAGAEAAKSPVVLQISENAVKFRYGRVLPLARAAAAAAEAASVPVALHLDHVKQDELLRQAADAGFSSAMYDAAHLPYEENLAATRAAADWAHTQGLWIEAELGEVGGKDGKAPLDAHAPGARTDPEQARQFVAESGVDALAVAIGSTHAMTSRTAELDHALLARLDAALRVPLVLHGSSGVPDDALSAAVAGGIAKVNIGTALNLAMTDAIRSYLAAHPEAVDARTYLTVGRQAMAATVTRLIGVLDRIS; encoded by the coding sequence ATGCCACTCGCACGGACCGGCACACTCGTCGCCGAGGCCGCCGTCAAACGCCGCGCCGTCGCGGCCTTCAACATCATCACGCTCGAACACGCCGAGGCCGTCATCGCGGGCGCCGAGGCGGCCAAGTCCCCGGTGGTCCTCCAGATCAGCGAGAACGCCGTCAAGTTCCGCTACGGCCGGGTCCTGCCCCTGGCCCGCGCGGCGGCCGCCGCCGCCGAAGCCGCCTCCGTACCGGTGGCGCTCCACCTCGACCACGTCAAGCAGGACGAACTGCTGCGCCAGGCCGCCGACGCGGGCTTCAGCTCCGCGATGTACGACGCCGCCCACCTGCCGTACGAGGAGAACCTGGCGGCGACGCGCGCCGCCGCCGACTGGGCGCACACCCAAGGACTGTGGATCGAGGCCGAGTTGGGGGAGGTCGGCGGCAAGGACGGCAAGGCGCCGCTCGACGCCCACGCGCCCGGCGCCCGCACCGACCCCGAACAGGCACGGCAGTTCGTCGCCGAGTCGGGCGTCGACGCACTCGCCGTCGCCATCGGCAGCACCCACGCCATGACCTCGCGCACCGCCGAACTCGACCACGCCCTGCTGGCCAGGCTCGACGCGGCGCTGCGGGTTCCCCTCGTGCTGCACGGCTCCTCGGGCGTACCCGACGACGCGCTGTCCGCCGCGGTCGCCGGCGGCATCGCCAAGGTCAACATCGGCACCGCCCTGAACCTGGCGATGACCGACGCCATCCGCAGCTACCTCGCCGCCCACCCCGAGGCCGTCGACGCCCGCACCTATCTGACCGTCGGACGCCAGGCGATGGCGGCCACCGTCACCCGCCTGATCGGGGTCCTCGACCGGATCTCCTGA
- a CDS encoding SIS domain-containing protein has protein sequence MSHVENELSSQPECWKRAADAALQHKDALPAAGERVAVVGCGTSFFMAQAVAALRESAGLGETDAFAASEFPAARAYDRVVALTRSGTTTEVLALLAQVRGGTRTTAITADPATPVMRAADDIVVLDFADEESVVQTRFATTALTLLRAHLGLHTEQAVADARTALAEPLPPGLVESTQFSFLGRGWTNGLAQEAALKMREASLSWTEAYPAMEYRHGPISISTTTTATWMFGEAPEGLADQVAATGALWIEGRLDPLAELVRAQRLAVAVAAARGLDPDRPRHLTRSVILDGA, from the coding sequence ATGAGTCATGTCGAGAACGAACTGAGCAGCCAGCCCGAATGCTGGAAGCGGGCGGCCGACGCGGCCCTCCAGCACAAGGACGCCCTGCCGGCCGCGGGCGAACGCGTCGCCGTCGTCGGCTGCGGAACCTCCTTCTTCATGGCGCAGGCCGTCGCGGCGCTCCGTGAGAGCGCGGGCCTCGGCGAGACCGACGCGTTCGCCGCCTCGGAGTTCCCCGCCGCCCGCGCCTACGACCGGGTCGTCGCCCTGACCCGCTCCGGCACCACCACCGAAGTGCTCGCCCTGCTGGCCCAGGTGCGCGGCGGCACCCGTACCACCGCCATCACGGCCGACCCCGCCACGCCGGTGATGCGGGCCGCCGACGACATCGTCGTCCTCGACTTCGCGGACGAGGAGTCGGTCGTCCAGACCCGCTTCGCGACCACCGCCCTCACGCTGCTGCGCGCCCACCTCGGGCTGCACACCGAACAGGCCGTCGCCGATGCCCGCACGGCGCTGGCCGAGCCGCTGCCCCCAGGGCTCGTGGAATCCACCCAGTTCAGCTTCCTGGGCCGCGGCTGGACCAACGGCCTCGCCCAGGAGGCCGCCCTCAAGATGCGCGAGGCATCGCTGTCCTGGACCGAGGCCTACCCGGCGATGGAGTACCGCCACGGCCCCATCAGCATCTCCACGACCACGACCGCGACCTGGATGTTCGGCGAGGCCCCCGAAGGGCTCGCCGACCAGGTGGCCGCCACCGGCGCGCTGTGGATCGAGGGCCGCCTCGACCCGCTCGCCGAACTCGTCCGCGCCCAGCGCCTCGCCGTCGCCGTCGCCGCCGCCCGCGGTCTCGACCCGGACCGGCCGCGCCACCTGACCCGCTCCGTCATCCTCGACGGCGCCTGA
- a CDS encoding DeoR/GlpR family DNA-binding transcription regulator, producing MSRDGRWQTLLELLVEQGRLDVDEAASALGVSAATIRRDFDQLAEQQMLVRTRGGALVHGVSYELPLRYKTARQASEKQRIAKAVADLVAPGEAVGLTGGTTTTEVARALAVRPELSHGSPALTIVTNALNIANELAVRPQFKIVVTGGVARPQSYELTGPLAGGVLNQITMDVAVLGVGAFDVTHGASAHDEDEAGINRLLCERAERVVVAADSTKLGKRTFARICSTSLVGTLVTDTAVSEETVARFTEAGVTVIAV from the coding sequence ATGTCGCGTGACGGCCGCTGGCAGACGCTCCTGGAGCTGCTCGTGGAGCAGGGCCGCCTCGACGTCGACGAGGCGGCGAGCGCCCTCGGAGTGTCGGCCGCGACGATCCGCCGCGACTTCGACCAGCTCGCCGAGCAGCAGATGCTCGTCCGGACCCGGGGCGGGGCCCTGGTGCACGGTGTCTCCTACGAGCTGCCGCTGCGCTACAAGACGGCACGGCAGGCCTCCGAGAAGCAGCGGATCGCCAAGGCCGTGGCGGATCTCGTCGCTCCCGGCGAGGCGGTCGGCCTGACCGGGGGCACGACGACCACGGAGGTCGCAAGGGCGCTCGCCGTGCGCCCCGAACTGTCCCATGGATCACCGGCGTTGACGATCGTGACGAACGCCCTCAACATCGCGAACGAGCTGGCGGTGCGGCCGCAGTTCAAGATCGTGGTGACGGGCGGGGTGGCCCGCCCGCAGTCCTACGAGCTCACGGGGCCGCTCGCGGGCGGGGTCCTGAACCAGATCACGATGGATGTGGCCGTGCTCGGCGTCGGGGCCTTCGACGTGACGCACGGGGCCTCGGCGCACGACGAGGACGAGGCCGGCATCAACCGGCTGCTGTGCGAGCGGGCCGAGCGCGTCGTGGTGGCGGCGGACTCGACGAAGCTGGGCAAGCGGACGTTCGCCAGGATCTGCTCGACATCCCTGGTGGGCACGCTGGTGACGGACACGGCCGTGTCCGAGGAGACGGTGGCCCGCTTCACGGAGGCCGGGGTGACGGTCATCGCGGTCTGA
- a CDS encoding TetR/AcrR family transcriptional regulator, whose protein sequence is MSTQAATAAARRSKISPERETELYDAVLDLLREGGYDSVTMEGVAARTKCGKATLYRQWKNKPLLVTAALSTNRCSFFSGIDTGTLAGDLREAARAVGRRDRRDGELMEAVGQAYIKHPDLREALRETVLNPEIAALDAMLARGVERGEVAAGHPALGYVAPMIMGMLRVERLFEDRFRGEENLLGLLESVIFPALRIG, encoded by the coding sequence ATGTCGACGCAGGCCGCCACGGCCGCTGCCCGCCGCAGCAAGATCAGCCCCGAGCGGGAGACCGAGCTGTACGACGCCGTGCTCGACCTGCTCAGAGAGGGCGGCTACGACTCCGTGACCATGGAGGGCGTGGCCGCGCGCACCAAGTGCGGCAAGGCGACCCTGTACCGGCAGTGGAAGAACAAGCCGCTGCTCGTCACGGCGGCGCTCAGCACGAACCGCTGCTCGTTCTTCTCCGGAATCGACACGGGGACCCTGGCCGGGGACCTGCGCGAGGCCGCCCGCGCGGTCGGCCGGCGCGATCGACGTGACGGCGAGCTGATGGAGGCCGTCGGGCAGGCCTACATCAAACATCCGGACCTGCGCGAGGCCTTGCGGGAGACGGTGCTCAACCCGGAGATCGCCGCGCTCGACGCGATGCTCGCGCGTGGGGTCGAGCGCGGCGAGGTCGCGGCCGGTCATCCGGCACTCGGGTACGTCGCCCCCATGATCATGGGCATGCTGCGTGTCGAGCGGCTCTTCGAGGACCGTTTCAGGGGCGAGGAGAACCTGCTCGGACTGCTGGAGTCCGTGATCTTCCCGGCGCTGCGCATCGGCTGA
- a CDS encoding phosphatase PAP2 family protein: MFAGITTGTRRETRPAGPGTTASRPPLVRELLLVTALFLVYKFGRQLANGHEASAFDNADRVWSWERALHLPGEGSVQHLLLHGDTLVKIANTFYATVHFPATVAFLVYLYLRRPGHYLWSRRVLAGLTAAALVLHITVPLAPPRMLTTAGLVDTAQVYGPSVYAATPDTDTMANQFAAMPSLHFGWALMVAIGLITATRGRRRWLWLLHPLLTLLVVVGTANHYWLDAIVATALLGAVLYFVPAPQQPIRLPAAPKRVHRAAPPQAAPLSTAPAVHVPTHPPLPRQIPAYAATPLTQAAPLTQAATVTPQAPTPARTPAPHLSEAVR, encoded by the coding sequence ATGTTTGCCGGTATAACCACGGGGACACGTCGTGAGACCCGTCCCGCCGGACCGGGGACGACCGCTTCCCGGCCGCCCCTGGTGCGCGAGCTGCTGCTCGTGACCGCGCTCTTCCTCGTCTACAAGTTCGGCCGTCAGCTGGCCAACGGACACGAGGCCAGTGCCTTCGACAACGCCGACCGCGTGTGGAGCTGGGAGCGGGCGCTGCACCTGCCGGGCGAAGGCTCCGTCCAGCATCTGCTGCTGCACGGCGACACCCTGGTGAAGATCGCCAACACCTTCTACGCGACGGTGCACTTCCCTGCCACGGTGGCCTTCCTCGTCTACCTCTACCTGCGCCGCCCCGGCCACTACCTGTGGTCGCGCCGGGTGCTCGCCGGACTGACCGCCGCCGCCCTCGTGCTGCACATCACGGTCCCGCTCGCCCCACCGCGCATGCTGACCACGGCCGGACTCGTCGACACCGCACAGGTCTACGGCCCCTCGGTGTACGCGGCGACCCCCGACACCGACACCATGGCCAACCAGTTCGCGGCGATGCCCTCGCTGCACTTCGGCTGGGCCCTGATGGTCGCCATCGGGCTGATCACGGCGACCCGCGGCCGCCGGCGCTGGCTGTGGCTGCTGCATCCGCTGCTGACGCTGCTCGTGGTCGTCGGCACCGCGAACCACTACTGGCTGGACGCGATCGTGGCCACCGCGCTGCTCGGTGCGGTGCTGTACTTCGTGCCGGCACCGCAGCAGCCCATACGGTTGCCTGCGGCACCCAAGCGGGTCCACCGTGCGGCGCCTCCACAGGCGGCGCCCCTTTCCACGGCGCCGGCCGTCCACGTACCCACGCACCCTCCGCTGCCCCGGCAGATCCCCGCATACGCGGCCACGCCCCTGACCCAGGCCGCGCCCCTGACCCAGGCCGCCACCGTGACCCCGCAGGCACCCACTCCCGCGCGGACCCCCGCGCCCCACCTCTCCGAGGCCGTGCGATGA
- a CDS encoding DMT family transporter encodes MNQSALLAILLSLASAAGYALAAVAQSRLAGQGGSGVGQLLARPLWWWAVGLNAAGALMHVAALHYGPLTLVQPLGALTLVAALPLSAYYERRRVTRREWRGAAWTLGGLTGLIAVTGPASPGDALSLSEALAITAATALLLAFLVRTGTHRAHGGRLGLATASGVASAVASALTQTVTASLATELPSGPLSWWQTTLLTVLVATFAVGGLLLSQASYRGGLAAPLAVVNLANPAAASVIGVALLGESFHGGPLGWLTAAAAAGVAARGVIMLTAAAPTAEHPPTTSQPMPLPMPMPATLPLPTDLPSPEPAVHIPA; translated from the coding sequence ATGAACCAGTCCGCGCTGCTCGCCATCCTGCTCTCGCTCGCCTCGGCCGCCGGCTACGCGCTGGCCGCCGTCGCCCAGTCCCGGCTCGCCGGCCAGGGCGGAAGCGGTGTCGGCCAGTTGCTGGCCCGGCCACTGTGGTGGTGGGCGGTCGGCCTCAACGCGGCGGGCGCCCTCATGCACGTGGCCGCCCTCCACTACGGCCCGCTCACGCTCGTCCAGCCGTTGGGCGCGCTCACGCTCGTCGCCGCGCTGCCGCTGTCCGCGTACTACGAGCGGCGCCGGGTGACGCGGCGCGAGTGGCGCGGCGCGGCCTGGACGCTGGGCGGACTCACCGGCCTGATCGCGGTCACCGGGCCCGCGAGCCCCGGCGACGCCCTCAGCCTGAGCGAGGCCCTCGCCATCACGGCAGCCACCGCGCTCCTGCTGGCCTTCCTGGTGCGGACCGGCACGCACCGGGCGCACGGCGGCCGGCTCGGCCTCGCCACCGCGTCCGGTGTCGCCTCGGCGGTGGCCTCAGCGCTGACCCAGACGGTCACCGCCTCACTGGCCACGGAGCTGCCGTCGGGCCCCCTCAGCTGGTGGCAGACCACCCTGCTCACGGTGCTCGTGGCGACGTTCGCGGTCGGCGGCCTGCTGCTCTCGCAGGCGTCCTACCGCGGTGGCCTCGCCGCCCCGCTGGCCGTGGTCAACCTCGCCAATCCTGCGGCGGCCTCGGTGATCGGTGTCGCGCTGCTCGGCGAAAGCTTCCACGGCGGCCCGCTCGGCTGGCTGACCGCCGCGGCGGCGGCGGGCGTGGCGGCCCGCGGCGTCATCATGCTGACCGCCGCCGCACCCACGGCGGAGCATCCGCCGACGACGTCCCAGCCCATGCCCTTGCCCATGCCCATGCCTGCGACCTTGCCCCTGCCCACGGACCTGCCCTCCCCGGAACCGGCCGTACACATCCCCGCCTAG
- a CDS encoding IS701 family transposase has translation MRAGELAAVRMRLEEFASEVFAPLVRRDQREKGALYLRGLLLDGRRKSMQPMAERLGVDHQQLQQFMTSSTWAVQDVQSRLAWRAVASVRPQVWVVDDTGFPKDGRCSPGVARQYSGTLGKVGNCQIGVSVHAASDTASCPLSWRLFLPAPWDGPEAAARRRACRIPEAEHHRPKWQLALDMLDELAATGLRPAVLVADTGYGANADFRRGLEDRGLAYVLQAKGEMTAHGEQAAPHQPAYGGLGPRPLPRYRTSPCSLREHALTAGRDSGRTVSWRKGSKAAMSSHFVFLRVRLAGRRPKPADDGTIPLVWLIAQWPGGESEPVKYWISNLPAGMPAKDLVRLAKARWRIEHDYRELKTALGLDHFEGRSFTGWHRHVTLVTAAHLFLTEQRTSPKAPARA, from the coding sequence ATGAGGGCTGGGGAGCTTGCGGCGGTACGGATGCGGCTGGAGGAGTTCGCGTCCGAGGTGTTCGCGCCCTTGGTGCGGCGGGATCAGCGCGAGAAGGGTGCCTTGTACCTGCGGGGGCTGCTGCTGGACGGCCGCAGGAAGTCGATGCAGCCGATGGCGGAACGCCTCGGTGTCGATCACCAGCAGTTGCAGCAGTTCATGACGTCCTCGACGTGGGCGGTCCAGGACGTGCAGTCCCGGCTGGCATGGCGGGCGGTGGCGTCGGTGCGGCCGCAGGTGTGGGTGGTGGACGACACCGGTTTCCCCAAGGACGGCCGTTGTTCGCCCGGGGTGGCCCGGCAGTACTCCGGCACTCTGGGCAAGGTCGGCAACTGCCAGATCGGCGTCAGCGTTCATGCCGCGTCCGATACCGCCTCGTGTCCGTTGTCCTGGCGGCTGTTCCTTCCCGCCCCCTGGGACGGGCCCGAGGCCGCGGCACGCCGGCGGGCCTGCCGGATACCCGAGGCCGAACACCACCGGCCCAAGTGGCAGCTCGCCCTGGACATGCTCGACGAACTCGCCGCCACCGGTCTGCGGCCCGCTGTGCTGGTCGCGGACACCGGCTACGGCGCCAACGCCGACTTCCGCCGCGGCCTGGAAGACCGCGGCCTGGCCTACGTCCTGCAGGCCAAGGGCGAGATGACCGCCCATGGCGAACAGGCCGCACCCCACCAGCCGGCCTACGGCGGTCTGGGACCTCGGCCGCTGCCCCGCTACCGCACCAGCCCGTGCTCCCTTCGCGAGCACGCCCTGACCGCGGGCCGCGACAGCGGCCGGACCGTGTCCTGGCGCAAGGGCTCGAAGGCAGCGATGAGTTCACACTTCGTGTTCCTGCGGGTGAGGCTCGCCGGGCGCCGCCCCAAGCCCGCCGACGACGGAACGATCCCATTGGTCTGGCTGATCGCCCAGTGGCCCGGGGGCGAGAGCGAGCCGGTGAAGTACTGGATCTCGAACCTGCCCGCCGGCATGCCCGCCAAAGACCTCGTTCGCCTGGCGAAAGCCCGCTGGCGGATCGAGCACGACTACCGGGAACTGAAGACCGCCCTGGGCCTGGACCACTTCGAAGGCCGCTCGTTCACCGGCTGGCACCGCCACGTCACCCTCGTCACCGCCGCCCACCTGTTCCTGACCGAACAGCGGACCAGCCCAAAAGCCCCTGCCAGGGCCTGA
- a CDS encoding FAD-dependent monooxygenase, with product MKTVLISGAGVAGCVLAYWLGRNGFAPTVVERAPGVRPGGQAVDIRGVALDVVERMGLLGRVRGAATRMRGMSVLDADGHEVHRSTEATFSSGRLDSGDVELLREDLVGMLEQLALGEAEFIYGDRVTALSQDERGVLAGFEHGPARAFDLVVGADGLHSAVRGLVFGPEGEWAYHLGMHLAVFSAENFLGLDDWQLWQRDGDAGYGIYPVRGNSELRVTFGFASGPLDPGARDPEALKRQIAERMGALRWERPRLLEALWSAPDFYSDAMAQIRLDRWSRGRVVLLGDAGYCASPLSGQGTSVALVGAYELADALGRAGGEHGSAFARYEARLRPFVGLNQALATENPGGPASEESVGRAKNAFALRG from the coding sequence ATGAAGACCGTCCTCATCTCCGGCGCCGGGGTGGCCGGCTGCGTTCTCGCGTACTGGCTGGGCCGCAACGGCTTCGCGCCGACCGTCGTGGAGCGCGCTCCCGGGGTGCGGCCCGGCGGGCAGGCGGTCGACATCAGGGGAGTGGCGCTCGACGTGGTGGAACGGATGGGCCTGCTCGGGCGGGTCCGCGGGGCGGCCACCCGCATGCGGGGCATGTCGGTGCTCGACGCGGACGGCCACGAGGTCCACCGGTCCACGGAGGCCACCTTCAGCAGCGGCCGCCTCGACAGCGGGGACGTCGAGCTGCTGCGCGAGGACCTGGTGGGCATGCTGGAACAACTGGCCCTGGGTGAGGCCGAGTTCATCTACGGGGACCGTGTCACGGCGCTCTCGCAGGACGAGCGCGGCGTCCTGGCCGGCTTCGAGCACGGCCCCGCCCGCGCCTTCGATCTCGTGGTGGGGGCCGACGGACTGCACTCGGCGGTGCGGGGGCTCGTGTTCGGCCCGGAGGGGGAGTGGGCGTATCACCTCGGCATGCATCTGGCGGTCTTCAGCGCGGAGAACTTCCTCGGCCTGGACGACTGGCAGCTGTGGCAGCGCGACGGCGACGCCGGGTACGGGATCTATCCGGTGCGCGGCAACAGCGAGTTGAGGGTCACCTTCGGCTTCGCGTCGGGACCGCTCGACCCCGGGGCCCGCGACCCCGAGGCGTTGAAGCGGCAGATCGCCGAGCGGATGGGCGCGCTGCGCTGGGAGCGGCCCCGGCTGCTCGAGGCGCTGTGGTCCGCGCCGGACTTCTACAGCGACGCGATGGCCCAGATCCGCCTCGACCGGTGGTCACGGGGGAGGGTGGTACTGCTCGGGGACGCCGGGTACTGTGCCTCGCCGCTCTCGGGGCAGGGCACCAGCGTCGCGCTCGTGGGCGCGTACGAACTCGCGGACGCGCTCGGCCGCGCGGGCGGGGAGCACGGTTCCGCTTTCGCGCGGTACGAGGCGCGGCTGCGGCCCTTCGTGGGGCTCAACCAAGCCCTGGCGACGGAGAATCCGGGCGGGCCGGCGAGCGAGGAGTCGGTGGGGCGGGCCAAGAACGCGTTCGCTCTGCGCGGCTGA
- a CDS encoding TetR/AcrR family transcriptional regulator C-terminal domain-containing protein, translating to MPVESEPPYRRIVGEIRRRITSGELAPGDRVPSTRGIVKEWGVALATATKVLTTLRLEGFVETLPRVGTVVSERAPAPRARVRLGPEHELTRERIVRAAIEIADGEGIGALSMRGVAARLGVAAMSPYRYVGSKDDLVLLMADAAFGEAGYPAEPPDGWRARLELGGRTLWAVFRKHPWLAQLAPLTRPLLLPNLMVHAEWALAALDGYGLEPATMMDVHVLLYGYVQGLAAGLEQESQAAAATGVSEEGWMEQQAAALDALVRSGRYPVFSRITADLADGYDLRFDELFAFGLGPLLDGFAAIVERGGSGPAAPAATVRR from the coding sequence ATGCCAGTGGAGAGCGAGCCGCCCTACCGGCGCATCGTCGGCGAGATCCGGCGCCGCATCACGAGCGGCGAGCTCGCCCCGGGCGACCGGGTGCCCTCGACCCGGGGGATCGTCAAGGAGTGGGGGGTGGCGCTCGCGACCGCCACCAAGGTGCTCACCACCCTGCGCCTCGAAGGCTTCGTGGAGACGCTGCCCCGGGTCGGCACCGTGGTGAGCGAGCGCGCCCCGGCCCCGCGGGCGCGGGTGCGCCTCGGGCCCGAGCACGAGCTGACCCGCGAGCGGATCGTGCGGGCGGCCATCGAGATCGCGGACGGCGAGGGCATCGGTGCGCTCTCGATGCGCGGGGTCGCCGCCCGGCTCGGCGTCGCCGCGATGTCGCCGTACCGGTACGTCGGCAGCAAGGACGACCTGGTGCTGTTGATGGCGGACGCCGCCTTCGGCGAGGCGGGCTATCCGGCCGAGCCGCCCGACGGCTGGCGGGCTCGGCTCGAACTGGGCGGGCGGACCCTGTGGGCGGTGTTCCGCAAGCATCCTTGGTTGGCCCAACTCGCCCCGCTCACCCGCCCGTTGCTGCTCCCCAACCTGATGGTCCACGCCGAGTGGGCGCTGGCCGCGCTCGACGGGTACGGCCTGGAACCGGCCACCATGATGGACGTCCATGTGCTCCTGTACGGGTATGTGCAGGGGCTCGCGGCCGGCCTGGAGCAGGAGAGCCAGGCCGCGGCCGCCACGGGAGTGAGCGAGGAGGGATGGATGGAGCAGCAGGCCGCCGCCCTCGACGCGCTCGTGAGGTCCGGGAGATATCCGGTGTTCAGCCGGATCACCGCGGACCTCGCCGACGGGTACGACCTGCGCTTCGACGAGCTCTTCGCGTTCGGTCTCGGCCCGCTCCTCGACGGCTTCGCGGCCATCGTGGAGCGCGGCGGGTCCGGGCCGGCCGCGCCCGCCGCGACGGTCAGGCGTTGA
- the acuI gene encoding acrylyl-CoA reductase (NADPH) encodes MSLRAIRVNKDEQGQRVEIVTLQESDLHEGDVTVAVDYSTVNYKDGLALAHGKGIVRTYPLVPGIDFAGTVESSSHASFAPGDKVVLNGYGVGEGHDGGFAQKARVSGDWLVPLPAGLTTRQAAAIGTAGYTAMLSVLALEDAGLTPDSGDVLVTGAAGGVGSVAVTLLAGLGYRVLASTGRPAEAGYLRDLGAAEIVDRAELSAPGRPLGKERWAGAVDAVGSHTLVNVLAGTRYGGTVTACGLAQGVDLPGTVMPFILRAVTLVGIDSVRAPMERRIRAYERLARDLDTARLEAMTTVVGLDEVPGVAERILAGQVRGRTVVDVNA; translated from the coding sequence ATGTCATTGCGCGCCATCCGTGTGAACAAGGACGAACAGGGTCAGCGGGTCGAGATCGTCACGCTCCAGGAGAGCGATCTCCACGAAGGCGATGTGACCGTCGCCGTGGACTACTCGACCGTCAACTACAAGGACGGCCTCGCGCTCGCCCACGGCAAGGGCATCGTGCGGACCTACCCGCTGGTCCCCGGCATCGACTTCGCCGGCACCGTCGAGTCGTCGAGCCACGCCTCGTTCGCGCCCGGCGACAAGGTGGTGCTCAACGGCTACGGCGTCGGCGAGGGCCACGACGGCGGGTTCGCGCAGAAGGCCCGGGTCAGCGGCGACTGGCTGGTCCCACTGCCGGCCGGCCTGACCACCCGGCAGGCGGCCGCGATCGGCACCGCCGGATACACCGCGATGCTCAGCGTGCTCGCCCTTGAGGACGCGGGACTCACCCCGGACAGCGGTGACGTGCTCGTGACCGGCGCCGCGGGCGGTGTCGGCTCGGTCGCCGTGACGCTGCTCGCGGGGCTCGGGTACCGCGTGCTCGCCTCCACCGGGCGGCCCGCCGAGGCCGGCTATCTGCGCGACCTCGGCGCCGCCGAGATCGTCGACCGTGCCGAACTCTCCGCGCCCGGCCGTCCGCTCGGCAAGGAACGCTGGGCCGGTGCGGTCGACGCGGTCGGCAGCCACACCCTCGTCAACGTCCTCGCGGGCACCCGCTACGGCGGCACCGTCACCGCCTGCGGCCTCGCTCAGGGCGTGGACCTGCCGGGCACCGTGATGCCGTTCATCCTGCGCGCGGTGACCCTGGTCGGCATCGACTCCGTGCGGGCCCCGATGGAGCGCCGGATCAGGGCGTACGAGCGGCTCGCCCGGGACCTCGACACGGCACGCCTGGAGGCGATGACCACGGTCGTCGGCCTCGACGAGGTGCCCGGCGTCGCGGAGCGCATCCTCGCCGGCCAGGTGCGCGGGCGCACCGTCGTGGACGTCAACGCCTGA